From the Candidatus Bathyarchaeia archaeon genome, one window contains:
- a CDS encoding cystathionine gamma-synthase has protein sequence MRFSTKAIHEGQAPDPATGSVTVPVYLTSTYMQLKPGRERKYVYSRTANPTRNALEESLASLEDGKVGLAFSSGLAATTTVLMLLRKGDHVIAGDDIYGGTYRLFDQVLRSYGLQFTYVDPRSPDRVEKAVRKNTKMIWIETPTNPLMRVVDIRAISKIAAKIHALLVVDNTFASPYLQNPLKLGADISVHSTTKYLGGHSDLIGGAAITADTNTGKRLKFLQNAVGAVPGPLDCWLVLRGIKTLAVRMDRHDSNAKQISGFLQKQPIVEHVYYPGLPDHPQRDVIKRQMRGYGGMLSFELKGGFRECEKLLTKLRVFTLAESLGGVESLIEHPASMTHASIPRQRRIEQGIKDTLIRMSVGIEDVEDLLEDLQKGFRSL, from the coding sequence ATGAGGTTCTCAACCAAAGCCATCCATGAAGGACAGGCCCCGGATCCTGCGACAGGCTCGGTCACGGTCCCTGTCTATCTTACTTCAACCTACATGCAACTCAAACCTGGGCGTGAGAGAAAGTACGTGTATTCGCGAACTGCAAATCCTACGCGCAACGCTCTAGAGGAGAGCTTAGCATCCTTGGAAGATGGAAAAGTTGGCCTCGCCTTCAGCTCAGGCCTCGCCGCAACGACCACCGTCTTAATGCTTCTGCGGAAAGGAGATCACGTGATCGCCGGGGACGACATCTACGGTGGAACCTACCGATTATTCGACCAAGTGCTCAGAAGCTATGGACTCCAGTTTACCTATGTGGACCCGAGGTCACCTGACAGGGTGGAGAAAGCAGTTCGAAAGAATACCAAAATGATCTGGATTGAAACTCCTACCAATCCACTGATGAGAGTTGTTGACATTCGAGCCATTTCAAAGATCGCGGCGAAGATTCACGCACTCCTGGTAGTGGACAACACCTTCGCAAGTCCCTACCTTCAGAACCCGTTGAAGCTTGGTGCCGATATCTCGGTGCACAGCACAACAAAATACCTCGGAGGTCACAGCGACCTAATTGGCGGTGCCGCCATTACAGCGGACACTAATACGGGCAAACGTCTCAAGTTTCTACAGAACGCCGTCGGCGCAGTTCCTGGACCCTTAGACTGCTGGCTTGTATTGCGCGGAATCAAGACACTTGCAGTTAGGATGGATCGACATGACTCGAACGCGAAGCAGATCAGCGGGTTTCTCCAGAAGCAGCCCATCGTAGAACACGTCTACTATCCCGGCCTCCCAGATCATCCGCAACGAGATGTAATCAAGCGCCAAATGCGGGGGTACGGCGGAATGCTCAGCTTCGAACTCAAAGGAGGATTCAGAGAATGCGAAAAACTCTTGACCAAACTCCGGGTCTTCACCTTAGCAGAAAGTCTAGGGGGAGTCGAATCTCTCATCGAACACCCAGCGAGCATGACTCATGCTAGCATCCCGCGTCAGAGACGAATCGAGCAGGGGATCAAGGACACTCTCATACGCATGAGCGTCGGAATAGAAGACGTCGAAGATCTACTCGAGGATCTTCAAAAAGGGTTCAGATCCCTTTAG
- a CDS encoding adenylate kinase, translating into MLTLDSQSSGFKQIPSSQQDSHRRISVVGTIGSGKTTFARKTSRILDAPHIELDALHWEPNWVEAPNDLFRERVTRSLQGDSWVVDGNYHQVRDIVWNRADTVIWLDYPFRIIIGRLARRTLKRILTHEKLWNGNQEHIRGLFTRDSVFLWAIRTYRRRRRQYPHLLSRPENSHLTVVRLRSPRESAEFLSTLDKKEI; encoded by the coding sequence GTGCTCACACTCGATTCGCAATCCAGTGGATTTAAGCAGATTCCTAGCAGCCAGCAGGACTCTCATCGACGGATCTCTGTCGTCGGGACTATCGGATCCGGCAAGACCACGTTTGCCCGCAAGACATCGAGGATTCTTGATGCTCCGCACATCGAGCTTGATGCTCTCCACTGGGAGCCAAACTGGGTAGAAGCGCCCAACGATCTCTTCCGAGAACGCGTTACGCGATCATTGCAAGGCGACTCTTGGGTGGTGGATGGAAATTACCATCAAGTACGGGACATTGTCTGGAACCGCGCCGATACGGTCATTTGGCTAGACTATCCCTTTAGAATCATCATTGGAAGGTTAGCCAGGCGGACCCTGAAGAGAATCCTCACTCATGAGAAGTTATGGAACGGTAATCAAGAGCACATCCGGGGATTGTTCACTCGTGACTCCGTCTTCTTATGGGCGATCCGGACCTATCGAAGACGAAGGAGACAATACCCCCATCTCCTAAGCAGACCGGAGAACTCGCATCTTACAGTCGTAAGGCTCAGATCCCCAAGAGAGTCGGCAGAATTTCTCTCAACTTTGGACAAAAAAGAGATTTGA
- a CDS encoding YbaK/EbsC family protein, with translation MSQAKQGYSESLRTTLVSKGIWHRFIEFTEPVRTVEEASRKVEIDRIIKSIVLVGSDNKPILAILPAKNKISYKKIKTLLKIKDVRLAQPDEVLEHSGYPVGGVPPFNRINRILFDPTVQRNARSIAGGGDPNKLVELETQDLVAFLDPIVADFSTRRQMNEKLVPLNTT, from the coding sequence TTGAGCCAAGCTAAGCAAGGCTATTCGGAGTCTCTCCGAACCACTCTCGTCTCAAAAGGAATCTGGCACCGTTTCATAGAGTTCACCGAGCCAGTTAGGACGGTCGAAGAAGCCTCAAGGAAAGTCGAGATAGATCGGATCATCAAGTCCATTGTCCTAGTAGGTTCAGACAACAAACCGATCCTAGCAATACTACCGGCAAAGAACAAGATTAGCTACAAGAAAATCAAAACACTGCTCAAGATCAAAGACGTGCGGCTAGCACAGCCCGATGAAGTCCTAGAACACTCAGGCTATCCGGTCGGAGGAGTACCACCATTCAACAGAATCAATCGAATTCTATTTGACCCAACAGTTCAACGAAACGCAAGAAGTATCGCCGGCGGAGGAGACCCGAACAAACTCGTGGAACTTGAGACTCAGGACTTAGTCGCGTTTCTCGACCCAATAGTCGCAGACTTCAGCACCCGACGACAAATGAATGAGAAATTAGTCCCTCTAAATACCACTTGA
- a CDS encoding TMEM175 family protein, whose amino-acid sequence MSGERIRESSESPRIKIRIESLSDLVFGLALSIGSLELLARTPQTPTDLAASVALFAFSFLIVVSIWFGYARIMAVIPQETGAAISLNLLLLFCVVLEPYLFFVLQSQPSNISFLDWASFGYALDVGAMFLILGGLIRPILRKKISGVERPELHPVLLRRFRIAMFFYAFVAVTYFVSALPFFWVDTPIGPLRFVLWYSAFAFVFLGLLNRRRERT is encoded by the coding sequence ATGTCCGGGGAGAGAATCAGAGAGTCCTCTGAGAGTCCACGAATCAAGATTAGGATCGAGTCGCTGTCGGACCTGGTCTTTGGCCTCGCGCTCTCGATAGGCTCCCTCGAACTTCTAGCCCGGACACCTCAGACCCCGACAGACTTGGCAGCGAGTGTTGCGCTCTTCGCCTTCAGTTTCCTTATAGTAGTCTCCATCTGGTTCGGCTATGCGAGGATTATGGCCGTTATCCCCCAAGAGACTGGGGCCGCCATTTCCCTGAATCTGCTTCTTTTGTTTTGCGTCGTTCTTGAGCCATATCTCTTCTTCGTCCTACAATCGCAGCCTTCGAACATCTCGTTCCTCGATTGGGCATCATTTGGATACGCACTTGACGTCGGGGCCATGTTTCTAATATTGGGCGGTCTAATCCGACCTATCCTCCGGAAGAAGATCTCCGGAGTGGAAAGACCCGAGCTTCACCCCGTTTTATTGCGCAGATTTCGTATTGCTATGTTCTTCTACGCTTTCGTCGCAGTGACCTACTTCGTCTCGGCTCTTCCCTTCTTCTGGGTCGACACGCCGATTGGTCCTCTCAGGTTTGTCCTTTGGTACTCTGCGTTTGCCTTCGTTTTCCTCGGATTATTGAATCGCAGGCGCGAAAGAACTTAA
- a CDS encoding ABC transporter permease, with protein sequence MTFVSDTYYMFVRWMKKLVRNPILLFFSLFQPIIFLLLFTQLFSKFGLLLGTNYTVFATAGIILQNSFSSAFQSGTAVVDDIKSGFLTKVLATPASRTSILLGRLLSDAFRVFAQTLIILLLAYGLGVFPVTGIVGYILILITVAFFGLAWSGISLALGLRTKSAETVFGIAGTLTFPLLFMSTALVQQGLMPLWMQNVSSYNPISFAVNAIRDLIMTGYVWGSFSEAYAVISLIAVLTLGATFYEFRKIVS encoded by the coding sequence ATGACATTCGTCTCCGACACATATTACATGTTCGTCCGCTGGATGAAGAAACTTGTACGAAACCCGATATTGCTCTTTTTCTCTCTCTTTCAACCAATAATCTTCCTCTTATTGTTCACACAACTGTTCAGCAAGTTCGGCCTCCTTCTCGGAACGAACTATACGGTGTTCGCTACTGCAGGAATAATATTGCAGAACTCGTTCTCAAGCGCGTTCCAATCTGGCACCGCTGTCGTAGACGACATCAAATCCGGTTTCCTCACAAAGGTACTTGCGACCCCCGCGAGTCGCACATCTATCCTACTGGGCAGGCTCTTGAGCGACGCTTTCAGGGTTTTCGCTCAGACGCTCATCATTCTATTACTTGCCTATGGTTTAGGGGTCTTTCCGGTGACCGGGATCGTCGGTTACATTCTCATCCTCATCACTGTAGCCTTCTTCGGCCTTGCTTGGTCGGGAATATCACTAGCCCTAGGACTTAGAACCAAGAGTGCTGAGACGGTGTTCGGAATAGCCGGAACCCTGACCTTTCCCCTTCTATTCATGAGTACAGCTCTAGTGCAGCAGGGACTAATGCCTCTTTGGATGCAGAATGTTTCCTCGTACAATCCGATTAGCTTTGCTGTGAATGCTATTCGGGATCTCATCATGACCGGATACGTGTGGGGATCGTTTTCGGAAGCTTACGCTGTAATATCCCTGATAGCTGTCCTAACGTTGGGTGCAACGTTCTACGAGTTCAGAAAAATTGTCAGCTAG
- a CDS encoding ATP-binding cassette domain-containing protein: MVELPAVQVENLVKTYGDGTQAVKGISFKVDEGEFFGFLGPNGAGKSTTIKILTTILRKTSGLATVAGHDIEHDAQKVRKLIGVQMQDTVIDEDLTGRENLLLQGHLQQMRGEELKERVNELLKVVDLGDAADKRSAYYSGGMKKRLDLASTLVHRPKILFLDEPTTGLDPQSRAQVWAYLKGLNQTGMTIFITTQYLEEVDRLCRRLAILDHGEIVAQGTPSELKSEIGADRITLGFENGNAGTGSLKDRAKQLLGSLGGITEIVDSDEGIVIYAKNGGFLVPDIVRAFDSAGIKLSSIGVSSPTLDDVFLKHTGRRIRPEQIDKSRASGMFGRRRR; the protein is encoded by the coding sequence GTGGTAGAGTTGCCGGCAGTCCAAGTCGAGAACCTTGTAAAGACCTATGGTGACGGCACTCAGGCTGTCAAGGGAATCTCTTTCAAAGTCGATGAAGGTGAGTTCTTCGGATTTCTCGGACCGAACGGCGCCGGAAAGAGCACTACGATCAAGATCCTAACCACCATCCTACGGAAGACTTCGGGATTGGCTACCGTGGCTGGCCACGACATCGAGCACGATGCACAAAAAGTACGCAAGTTAATCGGAGTCCAGATGCAGGACACGGTCATTGACGAAGATCTCACGGGTCGAGAGAACCTGCTGCTTCAAGGACACCTACAGCAGATGCGCGGGGAAGAGTTGAAGGAACGCGTAAACGAACTGCTCAAAGTCGTTGACCTTGGAGACGCAGCGGACAAACGATCAGCATACTATTCAGGTGGAATGAAAAAGAGGCTCGACCTAGCCTCAACCCTTGTTCACAGACCGAAGATACTCTTTCTAGACGAGCCTACGACCGGCTTGGATCCACAGTCGCGGGCTCAAGTATGGGCGTATCTCAAGGGGTTGAACCAGACCGGTATGACGATCTTCATCACGACACAGTATTTGGAGGAAGTTGACCGGCTGTGCCGCCGACTTGCCATTCTAGACCATGGCGAAATTGTCGCCCAGGGAACCCCCTCAGAACTAAAGTCAGAGATTGGAGCGGATCGCATTACGCTGGGATTCGAGAATGGTAACGCCGGGACTGGCTCTCTCAAGGACCGAGCCAAACAACTACTAGGCAGCCTAGGGGGAATCACTGAAATCGTCGACTCTGACGAGGGGATTGTAATATACGCGAAGAATGGGGGATTCCTGGTTCCCGACATAGTACGAGCTTTTGACAGTGCCGGGATCAAGCTCTCGTCTATCGGCGTGTCTAGCCCGACCCTAGACGACGTGTTCCTAAAACATACGGGAAGGAGAATCCGACCCGAGCAGATCGACAAGTCTCGAGCGTCTGGAATGTTCGGTAGAAGAAGGAGGTAG
- a CDS encoding PadR family transcriptional regulator — protein MPASKVIIVKHSQLHSTLAHPQGIPRGFLRLYVLKRIAVRPAHGYDLLQEIESKTEGVWRPGAGSIYPILKELVKGGYIRAESHEKTGKSQRIYHITSEGRALLQQSGEMLLKTGQNWGAMRSIIIELVDPKNIPTMFTHMTAGQFAFLRGILETKRDKIPRKEIQFMLKEYALNLERQLDWTRRILKKS, from the coding sequence ATGCCTGCCTCTAAGGTAATTATCGTCAAACATTCACAACTTCATAGTACTCTCGCACATCCGCAAGGGATTCCCAGAGGGTTTCTGCGTCTCTACGTCTTGAAGCGAATCGCCGTGAGACCAGCTCACGGGTACGATCTCTTGCAAGAGATCGAGAGCAAGACTGAGGGAGTCTGGAGGCCGGGAGCTGGTTCCATCTATCCGATTCTGAAAGAGCTTGTAAAAGGGGGTTACATTAGGGCAGAATCTCACGAGAAGACCGGAAAGTCCCAGCGCATATATCACATCACGTCTGAAGGACGAGCGCTACTACAGCAATCGGGTGAGATGCTGTTGAAAACTGGACAAAACTGGGGAGCCATGAGATCTATAATCATAGAACTCGTTGATCCGAAGAACATTCCTACCATGTTCACCCATATGACTGCCGGACAATTCGCGTTTCTCCGTGGAATCCTCGAAACGAAAAGAGACAAGATTCCGCGTAAAGAAATTCAGTTCATGTTGAAAGAATATGCCCTTAATCTTGAGAGACAACTCGACTGGACAAGGCGAATTCTCAAGAAATCATGA
- a CDS encoding GNAT family acetyltransferase — protein MKIREFSLDDYTIVRELWQAAGLILRPGDELEDIKLKLQRDPDLFLVAEHDDEIVGSVIGGWDGRRGWIYHLAVKPQQQRKGVGVGLVREVEKRLLAKGAKKVNAQVYKSNERSSRFFKAIGYETQPDLIMIGKQLRK, from the coding sequence ATGAAGATCCGTGAGTTCAGTCTAGACGACTACACGATTGTACGCGAACTCTGGCAAGCCGCGGGTTTGATCCTTCGCCCGGGAGACGAGCTTGAAGATATCAAATTGAAACTTCAACGAGATCCGGATTTGTTCCTCGTAGCTGAACACGACGATGAGATCGTCGGCAGCGTGATTGGTGGCTGGGATGGACGGCGTGGTTGGATCTACCACCTAGCGGTGAAGCCCCAACAGCAACGAAAGGGAGTCGGCGTGGGACTCGTTCGCGAAGTCGAGAAGCGTCTTCTCGCCAAGGGGGCGAAGAAAGTGAACGCCCAAGTCTACAAGTCGAACGAGCGATCGTCCAGGTTCTTCAAGGCCATAGGATACGAAACGCAACCTGACCTCATAATGATAGGGAAACAGCTTAGAAAATAG
- a CDS encoding Nre family DNA repair protein codes for MASGAGLSDKQHGFGSISGIIEKWFALTNMLSSLGKEASQSYDIVSSAERLCPMCKRVRRLSGEKKCAIHVKADSLATHHPEFDLKSIAGSSPPGVFVGRFGYPNVYVGPMVPAISGDTEILDTPEWWMGKGFDEIVDFRYSLLRGYSKANVSDAQKGGRLIEILQDVAMMSKPVDTELVLTRPPRKVLDLRDDSQPFGPIGPLASFRAGNSSVDNRIEKAFYDSDLPADDAVLQLYRNGVLVTRIQRAFSLGMFGESKRRKLVPTRWSITAVDSNLSLKLMARVRHHPPIDEFRVYTYTYLDNIYVGILTPENWKFEWIEAWFEPELLATSFPDVNMAEDVEESSYVSPKGYRPVMLGDSEGFRGRKTYAKPGGCYYSARLAVSEYLDSIRKQAGAIMLREIHPGYIMPVGVWNVRESLRALLKTPFERFESMDAALNHVSNIFEISKLGWIESSALLQNAYFQRKISQFN; via the coding sequence GTGGCGTCGGGAGCAGGTCTATCGGACAAGCAACACGGATTCGGGTCCATCTCCGGAATTATAGAGAAATGGTTTGCTTTGACGAATATGCTCAGCTCGTTGGGTAAAGAAGCGTCACAAAGTTACGACATCGTCTCATCTGCCGAGAGACTTTGCCCAATGTGCAAGAGAGTGAGGAGGCTATCGGGAGAGAAGAAATGTGCGATACATGTCAAGGCAGACTCCCTAGCAACACATCATCCAGAATTCGACCTGAAGTCCATCGCAGGATCCAGTCCACCAGGAGTCTTCGTAGGAAGGTTCGGATACCCAAACGTCTACGTTGGACCGATGGTACCCGCAATCTCCGGCGACACGGAGATACTTGATACTCCTGAATGGTGGATGGGCAAGGGCTTCGATGAGATAGTAGATTTCAGATACAGTTTGCTCCGAGGCTACAGCAAAGCGAACGTCTCAGACGCTCAGAAGGGAGGCAGACTCATCGAGATACTGCAAGACGTGGCCATGATGTCAAAACCAGTTGACACAGAGCTTGTCCTTACTCGACCGCCTCGGAAGGTGTTGGACCTGCGGGACGACTCTCAACCGTTCGGTCCAATTGGACCACTCGCCTCTTTTCGGGCCGGCAACTCCTCCGTTGACAACAGAATCGAGAAAGCCTTCTATGATAGCGATCTTCCCGCCGACGACGCAGTGCTACAACTGTACCGAAACGGAGTCTTGGTGACCCGAATTCAGCGAGCGTTTAGCCTCGGGATGTTCGGTGAGAGCAAAAGACGGAAGCTCGTCCCGACACGGTGGAGCATAACGGCAGTCGATAGCAATCTCAGCCTCAAGCTAATGGCTCGCGTAAGACACCATCCCCCCATCGACGAATTCCGCGTCTACACCTACACGTATCTGGACAACATCTACGTGGGCATCCTCACCCCTGAAAACTGGAAGTTCGAATGGATTGAAGCCTGGTTCGAACCCGAGCTACTCGCCACTAGTTTTCCCGACGTAAACATGGCCGAGGACGTGGAAGAGAGCAGCTATGTTTCTCCGAAAGGATATCGGCCCGTAATGCTCGGCGATTCAGAAGGATTCCGAGGACGCAAGACCTACGCCAAGCCCGGTGGCTGCTACTATTCAGCGAGACTCGCGGTCTCAGAGTATCTCGATTCGATCCGGAAGCAAGCGGGTGCGATAATGCTGAGGGAGATTCATCCAGGTTACATAATGCCGGTTGGGGTCTGGAATGTAAGGGAGAGTCTGAGAGCACTCCTCAAGACACCGTTCGAGAGATTCGAATCCATGGACGCTGCGCTGAATCATGTGAGCAACATTTTCGAGATATCAAAGCTTGGTTGGATAGAGTCCTCGGCCCTACTTCAGAACGCGTATTTCCAGCGGAAGATCAGCCAATTCAACTAG
- a CDS encoding TldD/PmbA family protein, protein MISTKDLGEELAKISLDLAKRENASYAELRLVNTRSEAVSVVNENPASEEASTIGVGIRVLYRDLGWGFADTDELEHDSIGETTKKALALARGASKLGIKVTRASEPVHVDKWATPVKKDPFRVPTETKYELLQDTTKRMKENDVVARRGQMTFDFIEKYFANSEGSKIFQTLSYAGVSVIVAAKGPTGVQRRSVQQNAGGGYELIDEMDLPGQAVEITKDVLALTHAPTINEGKSDIILSGDQVALQVHESCGHPIELDRVLGYEANFAGRSFLQPDQLGKLQYGSEHVNIVMDATLDHGNGLGTFGYDDEGVKAQRKYAVKNGKFVGYLMSRETAPRVGETRSNGCMRAEYYKLPIIRMTNVSLEPGDWDYDEMIEDTRDGYLMVTNYGWSIDQKRYNFQFNTEKGYRIKNGSIGEMVRGPTYAGITPEFWNSCDAIANKKSWVLWGTPNCGKGQPGQTMITGHGASPSRFRNIRVFGAS, encoded by the coding sequence GTGATTTCTACCAAGGACCTAGGCGAGGAACTCGCGAAGATATCTCTCGATCTTGCGAAGAGAGAGAACGCAAGCTATGCTGAGTTGAGGCTTGTTAACACTCGATCCGAGGCTGTTAGCGTCGTAAACGAGAATCCGGCCAGCGAAGAAGCGAGCACGATTGGCGTTGGAATTCGCGTTCTCTACAGGGATCTGGGCTGGGGATTCGCTGATACGGACGAACTCGAACATGATAGCATAGGAGAGACAACCAAGAAGGCGCTCGCTCTCGCCAGGGGCGCGTCCAAACTCGGGATAAAAGTCACTCGCGCCTCGGAGCCCGTTCATGTCGACAAGTGGGCCACACCGGTCAAGAAGGACCCGTTCCGCGTCCCAACCGAGACCAAGTACGAACTTCTCCAAGATACAACCAAGCGGATGAAGGAAAACGACGTTGTGGCCAGAAGAGGTCAGATGACGTTTGATTTTATCGAGAAGTATTTTGCGAATTCAGAAGGGTCGAAGATATTCCAAACTCTCTCCTACGCGGGCGTATCGGTTATCGTTGCCGCAAAGGGACCTACAGGTGTCCAGAGGCGATCAGTTCAACAGAACGCTGGCGGTGGCTATGAGCTCATTGACGAGATGGACCTTCCCGGACAGGCAGTGGAGATTACAAAAGACGTCCTAGCGCTCACTCATGCGCCAACTATCAACGAGGGAAAGTCAGACATTATTCTCAGCGGAGACCAGGTTGCATTGCAGGTGCACGAGTCCTGCGGTCATCCAATAGAGCTCGACAGGGTTCTAGGTTACGAGGCGAACTTCGCGGGCCGAAGCTTTCTACAACCTGACCAGTTGGGTAAGCTCCAGTATGGATCAGAACACGTGAACATAGTAATGGACGCAACCCTCGACCATGGGAACGGACTAGGAACCTTCGGCTACGACGACGAGGGAGTGAAGGCTCAGCGAAAATATGCTGTCAAGAATGGAAAGTTCGTGGGATATCTTATGTCCCGAGAAACCGCCCCGAGAGTTGGAGAGACCCGGAGCAACGGATGCATGCGAGCAGAATATTACAAGCTTCCAATTATCAGAATGACCAACGTCAGTCTGGAACCCGGAGACTGGGACTATGATGAAATGATAGAGGATACACGTGACGGGTACCTTATGGTCACAAACTATGGCTGGAGCATTGACCAGAAGAGGTACAACTTCCAGTTCAACACCGAGAAAGGCTACAGGATAAAGAATGGAAGTATTGGAGAAATGGTCAGAGGACCCACCTACGCCGGCATAACACCCGAGTTCTGGAACTCCTGCGATGCCATCGCCAACAAGAAGAGTTGGGTGCTGTGGGGAACGCCCAATTGCGGAAAAGGCCAGCCCGGTCAGACAATGATCACGGGCCACGGTGCCTCACCTAGCAGGTTTAGGAACATCCGAGTTTTTGGAGCATCTTAG
- a CDS encoding TldD/PmbA family protein — translation MSQEMERPSASLKERAHKIFSIAKSVAGKAEAEIILVSRVDEYLRFGNNELAQSQYSTSRNLSVRIASEKKQGRVTTGTLDKASIETTVAKALSQARNSPEDPDYLPMPGPQKYQSVNRYSEKTVEAPAELKAGHIGSAIDLAKKNHLLASGVLGTSVEHVTMLNTSGLEASYRGSGGYFSLTMDADNGNQTGYALSTFGDIGELDPGKVSQTALERAKLNKNQADIAPGKFDIVVDPYAWSEMLAYFAVSASTGNSPDLGMRQYKEGRSYLSGRLGEKILGDNISIDDDVYDPNQAGPPFDGEGCQKNKVSLIENGVFRNVVSSRISQHRYGAAPTGHELPLPNPLGELPTNLVIRGKGATKTSEELIGELDKGLLITRFWYVRETEPRTKTVTGMTRDGTFLVENGEIKRPVKNLRFNQSLLELFNKVDAVSEPVRNFSEFQQFRILQPGILARDFNFTSVSPF, via the coding sequence ATGTCACAGGAGATGGAGCGCCCGTCTGCTTCTCTCAAAGAGAGAGCCCACAAGATCTTCAGTATTGCAAAGAGTGTGGCGGGAAAGGCTGAGGCAGAGATAATACTCGTGTCCCGAGTTGACGAGTACCTTCGATTCGGAAATAATGAACTCGCACAATCACAGTATAGCACCAGTAGAAACCTGTCCGTGAGGATCGCGTCCGAGAAGAAACAAGGACGAGTCACAACGGGCACCTTGGACAAGGCCTCGATCGAGACTACTGTTGCCAAGGCTCTCAGCCAAGCCCGCAATTCACCGGAAGACCCCGATTATCTGCCAATGCCGGGCCCACAGAAATACCAATCAGTCAACCGATACAGCGAGAAAACTGTCGAGGCTCCGGCCGAGCTGAAAGCAGGCCACATCGGCTCCGCAATCGATCTCGCCAAGAAAAACCACCTTCTTGCCTCTGGCGTTCTCGGAACTAGCGTTGAACACGTGACGATGCTCAACACATCCGGACTCGAAGCATCCTATCGAGGATCAGGTGGATACTTTTCGTTGACAATGGACGCCGACAACGGTAACCAGACAGGTTACGCCCTGTCAACCTTTGGCGATATCGGCGAGCTGGACCCGGGCAAGGTCTCACAGACCGCTCTCGAAAGGGCCAAGCTGAACAAGAACCAAGCCGACATCGCTCCAGGAAAGTTCGACATTGTTGTTGATCCTTATGCGTGGAGCGAGATGCTAGCATACTTCGCCGTATCCGCATCCACAGGCAACAGTCCCGATCTGGGAATGCGACAGTACAAGGAAGGAAGAAGCTATCTCTCAGGCAGACTGGGAGAGAAGATTCTCGGCGACAACATCAGCATAGACGACGACGTTTATGATCCAAACCAGGCCGGGCCGCCATTCGACGGAGAAGGCTGCCAGAAGAACAAAGTCTCTCTTATCGAAAACGGGGTATTTCGAAACGTGGTATCCTCCCGAATATCCCAACACCGCTATGGTGCAGCCCCGACAGGTCACGAGCTGCCATTGCCAAACCCCTTGGGCGAGCTACCCACCAACCTCGTAATTCGAGGCAAAGGAGCTACCAAGACCTCGGAGGAGCTAATTGGAGAGCTTGACAAGGGGCTATTGATTACCAGATTCTGGTACGTACGAGAAACAGAGCCTAGGACCAAGACCGTGACCGGCATGACGAGGGACGGCACGTTTTTGGTAGAGAATGGCGAGATAAAGAGGCCGGTGAAGAACCTGCGGTTCAACCAGAGCCTCTTGGAACTATTCAACAAGGTCGACGCTGTATCCGAGCCAGTGCGTAACTTCTCCGAGTTCCAGCAGTTCCGAATCCTGCAACCAGGTATTCTGGCAAGGGACTTTAACTTCACAAGCGTCTCTCCTTTCTAA
- a CDS encoding CDP-2,3-bis-(O-geranylgeranyl)-sn-glycerol synthase — MDRSGPSSRGFCLGIFLDALLFIGPSYVANAAPLLLGGGTPLDGGKNFLDGERILGSHKTIRGLFAGIIAGSVIGLAESPVDGRLLLGGFMIGLGTVLGDILGAFFKRRFRIRPGSPLPIVDQLDFVFGGLLLGQLVFPLSWPSILIVVLVTPPIHLGTNYGAYVLGIKRTRW; from the coding sequence ATGGACCGGAGTGGTCCAAGCTCTAGGGGATTCTGTCTGGGAATATTTCTAGATGCGTTATTGTTCATAGGGCCATCTTATGTGGCGAACGCCGCCCCGCTTCTCCTCGGCGGCGGAACTCCGCTAGATGGAGGAAAAAACTTTCTCGACGGTGAAAGGATTCTTGGCTCACACAAGACGATCAGAGGACTGTTCGCGGGAATCATAGCTGGGTCCGTAATAGGGCTTGCTGAATCCCCAGTTGACGGCCGACTTCTACTGGGCGGGTTCATGATCGGGTTAGGGACAGTTCTCGGGGACATTCTGGGCGCTTTTTTCAAAAGACGATTCAGGATAAGACCGGGAAGCCCGCTCCCGATCGTGGACCAGCTAGATTTCGTATTCGGTGGTCTACTCCTCGGACAACTAGTCTTTCCGTTGAGTTGGCCGTCAATTCTAATCGTCGTACTTGTGACCCCGCCTATTCATCTCGGAACGAACTACGGAGCATACGTGCTAGGAATCAAGAGGACTCGTTGGTAG